A part of Chitinophagales bacterium genomic DNA contains:
- a CDS encoding pirin family protein, which produces MKRKDFIKNSLLGIAGISLVSKAKANAPKAAEQNIGYNHLPNNEIKTTNSVLHKAETRGMADHGWLKARHSFSFANYKNPERMNFGVLRVLNDDIISPGKGFGMHPHKDMEIITIPLSGDLEHQDNMGNKAVIHEGEVQVMSAGTGIYHSEYNARKDKEVKLLQIWLFPKKRSVVPRYDQIVLSGNNKNQWQQILSPSPDDAGVWIHQDAWFHLSNLEQGKQLDYNLKRPGNGMYFFVISGTLKINGQEVKDRDALGLWNTEKAKIESTSNARILLMEVPMLS; this is translated from the coding sequence ATGAAACGAAAAGATTTCATTAAAAACTCATTACTTGGAATTGCCGGAATCAGTCTGGTAAGTAAAGCCAAAGCCAATGCTCCTAAAGCTGCTGAACAAAACATTGGATACAATCATTTGCCCAATAACGAGATAAAAACCACCAACTCCGTTTTGCACAAAGCAGAGACAAGAGGCATGGCCGATCACGGATGGCTCAAAGCAAGACACTCTTTTAGTTTTGCCAATTACAAAAATCCAGAACGTATGAATTTCGGGGTTCTGAGAGTCCTGAATGACGATATTATTTCCCCCGGTAAAGGTTTTGGAATGCATCCGCATAAGGATATGGAGATTATTACCATTCCACTTTCAGGTGACCTGGAACACCAGGACAATATGGGCAATAAAGCAGTGATTCACGAAGGAGAAGTTCAGGTGATGAGTGCCGGAACGGGCATTTACCACAGCGAATACAATGCGCGCAAAGACAAGGAAGTCAAGCTTTTGCAAATTTGGCTCTTTCCAAAAAAGCGCAGTGTTGTGCCCCGCTACGATCAAATAGTATTGAGTGGTAACAACAAAAACCAATGGCAGCAAATTTTATCTCCTTCACCTGATGATGCCGGGGTTTGGATTCATCAGGATGCCTGGTTTCACCTCAGCAATCTTGAGCAGGGGAAACAACTGGATTACAACTTGAAAAGGCCGGGCAATGGCATGTATTTTTTCGTGATAAGCGGAACTTTGAAAATCAACGGGCAGGAAGTTAAAGACAGGGATGCGCTTGGGCTATGGAATACCGAAAAAGCCAAAATTGAAAGTACTAGCAATGCACGGATATTATTAATGGAAGTGCCCATGTTATCCTAA
- a CDS encoding pirin family protein has product MSDTYRKPEQIMAPPPPHMVGDGFRVHNFFPGGRNFELSRMSPFFLMDYNSKYEFPPSAKPRGVGVHPHRGFETVTIAYQGKIAHHDSYGNSGVIDKGGVQWMTAGSGVLHKEYHEKEFSKNGGPFQMVQLWVNLPAEHKMTGPKYQAINAEDMGIYSLPNNGGRAEVIAGAYKSVKGPASTFTPINMFNLKLNKGTEESFELNENHNAGMLVVEGNVSINGNENAAADHFVLFENKGEKIKVRANENSTLLVLSGEPIHEPIFAHGPFLMNTRAEILQAFEDLEKGKFGQLEESI; this is encoded by the coding sequence ATGTCAGATACATACAGAAAACCAGAACAAATCATGGCTCCACCCCCACCGCATATGGTTGGTGATGGATTCAGGGTACATAATTTTTTTCCCGGAGGCCGCAATTTTGAGCTAAGCCGAATGAGTCCTTTTTTCCTGATGGACTACAATTCAAAATATGAATTTCCGCCCAGTGCAAAACCCAGGGGTGTCGGTGTTCATCCACACCGCGGATTTGAGACTGTAACCATTGCCTACCAAGGGAAAATTGCCCATCACGACAGCTATGGCAACAGCGGAGTGATTGACAAAGGTGGAGTGCAGTGGATGACAGCCGGTTCAGGAGTATTGCACAAAGAATACCACGAAAAGGAGTTCAGTAAAAATGGAGGTCCTTTTCAAATGGTGCAATTGTGGGTGAATTTGCCAGCAGAACACAAAATGACAGGGCCTAAATACCAGGCCATTAATGCTGAGGATATGGGGATTTATTCGCTTCCCAATAATGGAGGAAGAGCAGAAGTGATTGCCGGAGCATACAAGAGCGTGAAAGGCCCTGCTTCAACTTTCACCCCTATCAATATGTTTAACCTGAAGCTGAACAAAGGCACAGAGGAAAGCTTTGAACTTAATGAAAACCACAACGCAGGTATGCTAGTAGTAGAAGGAAATGTAAGCATCAACGGAAATGAAAATGCAGCTGCCGATCACTTTGTGCTGTTCGAAAACAAAGGGGAAAAGATAAAAGTAAGGGCCAATGAAAATTCCACTTTGCTTGTATTGAGCGGTGAACCAATTCACGAACCGATTTTTGCACATGGGCCTTTTTTAATGAATACCCGCGCTGAAATACTGCAAGCTTTTGAAGATTTAGAAAAAGGTAAATTCGGACAATTGGAGGAGTCAATATGA
- a CDS encoding NAD(P)H-dependent oxidoreductase, producing the protein MKIIAFAGSTSSKSINKKLVNYALSFFEADEKQLLDINDYEMPLFSVDRESEGYPQEAQDFVKILGQADLIITSLAEHNSAYTAAFKNLMDWCSRYERKFFQDKALFLMSTSPGKRGGANVMNLAQNYFPRAGANIVESFSLPSFKDNFDAEKGITDDDLKKSFLEKIDLVKEAV; encoded by the coding sequence ATGAAAATAATAGCATTTGCAGGGAGTACAAGCTCCAAATCCATCAATAAAAAATTAGTGAATTATGCATTGTCGTTTTTCGAAGCAGATGAAAAACAGCTGCTGGACATAAATGATTATGAAATGCCCTTATTTTCAGTGGATCGGGAATCAGAAGGCTACCCACAAGAGGCACAGGATTTTGTGAAAATACTCGGGCAGGCCGATCTCATTATCACTTCCCTGGCTGAACACAACAGTGCATACACCGCAGCATTTAAAAACCTGATGGACTGGTGCTCCCGCTATGAAAGAAAATTTTTCCAGGACAAAGCCCTATTTTTAATGAGCACTTCACCGGGCAAACGCGGTGGAGCCAATGTTATGAATTTGGCGCAGAATTATTTTCCCCGTGCCGGAGCAAATATTGTAGAAAGTTTCTCCCTCCCATCTTTTAAGGATAATTTTGATGCAGAAAAAGGCATTACAGATGATGATTTGAAAAAATCATTTCTTGAGAAAATTGATTTGGTAAAAGAAGCTGTATAA
- a CDS encoding DUF202 domain-containing protein, with translation MKKIRFDRLGRISRITKSSNVFENKEKIILRDFLAMERTTLANERTLFSYIRTSLYLILAGIAFLKLEDFADMKWLSYVVFVLSAFLVIGGLIRFQRLKNKLKDYYTSMPKD, from the coding sequence ATGAAAAAAATAAGATTCGACAGGTTGGGAAGAATCAGCAGGATTACTAAATCAAGCAATGTCTTTGAAAACAAAGAAAAGATCATTTTGCGCGACTTCCTGGCTATGGAACGCACAACACTTGCCAACGAACGCACACTTTTTTCCTACATAAGAACCTCCCTTTACCTGATTCTGGCAGGTATTGCATTTTTAAAACTTGAAGATTTTGCAGACATGAAATGGCTCAGTTATGTGGTTTTTGTATTAAGCGCATTTCTTGTAATTGGTGGTTTAATTCGTTTTCAAAGACTAAAAAACAAACTAAAGGATTACTACACATCTATGCCTAAAGATTAA